The Ruficoccus amylovorans region CGCCGACTCTTACGAACTCCGTGCGTTCATACGAACCTCGATTGGCTTCACTTGCACAGGGCCGGGCAGGCGAATTGCCGACTGCGGCGAGGTTAACCAAAGTCACCTCGCGCTTACTGCGTGTGGGGAAAAGATACCTTTTAGAAATGAGGAGGCCTGGCGGAACCCCAACCGCCAGGCCTCTCTAGCTTATCCCATGAGCCCAACTTGTAACACTCATTAAAATTATTAGCACCAACCATGCCAGAGCTTGCCAACGGCGCAAGAAAGCCCATATTTTTACGCACCTGTTCGAAAGCGCACCCATTTGAAGTAATGCCTAAAAAATATACGGAAAATGTCCGCATCCTGGCCGTCGGCTTGCGGGAGAGCGAATACCAGTCGATCGCCCGAAGCCTGAAAGACTTTTCCACCGATGCTGAATTCGTGGTCGCTTCCGATTGGACCGAGGCAAAAGCAGTCCTGAACGCCAGGAGCGCGCGATTCGATGTCGTCCTCGTCGATGCGGACAGAGACCGTGGCGCAGGCTGGGAGGAGTGCCGTACACTTCTCCATCGCGAGCACACCACCCCCACTATCCTGCTTGACCGTACTCCCTCCCGCGAGCGTGCCCAGGACGCCTTCAAGTCTGGCATTCAGGACTATATCGAGATCGACTCCGATGGCCGCTACCTGGTTTACCTGCCGCACACAATTGTCCGGATCGTGGATCACTATCAGGCCAAGTGGGCGCGTAAATCTGCCGAACGGGCGATGGAGCGGATTGCTGTTTCCATTACTGCTCTCTCCGGTTCGGCCTTTTTTCGGGAGTTGACCCGTTACATTACCGAAACGCTCAATCTCGACTACGCGCTTGTCGGTGAGTTCACCAGCCCGGATAAGACGCGCGTCCGTACCCTCTCCTTTTCCAGTACCCAGCCCGGTGCAGTAGCGGAGTATCCCGTCGCGGGCGCTCCCTGCGAACGCCTGCTCAATGGCGAACCCTTTATCCAGGAAAGCGGGATCTGCCAGGCGTTCCCCGAGGACAAACAACTGACCGAACTGGAGGCCGAATCCTACATCGGCCTGCCGCTGCTCAATCAGGACAAGCAGGTCAGCGGCCTGCTCTGCGTGCTCCACCGCGAGCGCATCGACAATCTTGACTTTGTCCTGCTGGCACTACGGGCCTTCGCCACCCGCGCGGAGATGGAGCTCGAACGCGAACGCACTCAGGACGCGCTCCAGCGTCAGGCCCGCATCCTGGAACAGCTGGGCGAGGCCATTATCGGGGCCGACATCAACGGCAATATCAAGTTCTGGAACCTTCAGGCCGAATCACTGTTTGGTCTCAAGGCCGGGGATGTCCTGGGCAGCAAGCTGTATCGCCTCCTGCCCGAGCCCGACGAGCAGTTCGTCAGCCGCCATTTTCTGGAGCCGCTCCTGATCCACGGCAACCATGTCGTCGAAACCCGACTCCGGCACAATGACGGCCACGTTTTCCACGGGCACCTGTCCCTTAGCCAGGAGAAAAACCAGCGCGGAGAAGTCGTCGGCGTCATCGCCTGTTGCCGGGATATCAGCGTGCGCATGCAGGCCGAAAAGCAGCGACAGGAAGCACAGCAACGGCTGGAATTTCACGTTCAGCGCACCCCGCTGGCGTTCATTGAGTGGGACTTGAAATGCCGCATCACCTCCTGGAATCCAGCAGCAGAGCGCATCTTTGGCTACCACTCCGAGGAGATCGTCGGACAGTCTTTCGCCTGGCTTGTGCATGAGAATTTCCTCCCCGCCGGCAGCGAGATTTTCACCAACCTGCTTTCCAATACCGGAGGCTTCAGCAGCACAAACGAAAACGTCACCCGCGACGGGCGAATCATCACCTGCGAATGGTACAACACTCCGCTCATGAACGAGGCGGGCAAGATCGTCGGTATCGCCTCACTGGTCAACGACATCACCGACCGCATCCGCTACGAGCAGGAACTGAAAAAGTCCAAAGAGGCCGCCGACTCTGCCAACCGCAGCAAGGACGAGTTTCTCGCTGTCATGAGCCACGAAATCCGCACCCCGATGAACTCCATCATCGGCTTCGCCGACCTCCTGCGCGAACAGACGCAGGACGAGGATCAACTGGAGTCCATCGATATCATCAAGGCCAACGCTTACACCCTGCTCGAACTCATTAACAACGTCCTCAACTACAGCCGCCTTGACTCCGGGCGAATTGTATTGGAAAACCGCGACACGGAACTTCCGCTGCTCCTTAACGAGATCGAGGAAGCGATGGGGGCCGAGGCCAGCCAGAAGAACCTGGAGCTGACTTGCGAGATCGAGGAGCACACGCCGCACCTGGTTAAGACCGATTACCTGGAACTGCGCCAGATACTGCTCAACGTTGTCGGCAACGCGATCAAGTTCACCCACCAAGGGTCCATTCGCATCACCGTGTCCGCCCGCCCCACCGCCGACAAGCCCGGCTACTGGACCTACATTTTTGCCGTGCGTGACACCGGCGTCGGTATTCCTAAAGACAAGCTCAGCACACTTTTCAAAAGCTTCAGTCAGGTCGATTCCTCCTCTACGCGCAAGTTCGGGGGGACGGGGCTGGGCTTGGCCATCTGCCGGAAAATCTGCCACCTGCTCGGGGGCGATATCTGGGCCGAGAGTCACGAAAACCGCGGGACGACTTTTTACTTCACCATTTCGGGCGAAGTCATTGCGCATAGCTCGGAGCACCCTTCGCTCGACAGTCATATGCAGCCGGACGAGCCCTTACGGATACTGCTTGTCGAGGACGAGGCCCAGACCCGCCAGCTTCTGCACGAGATCATCAGGCAAATGGGGCATGAATGCACGACCGCTTCGTGCGGCGAGGAAGCCATCGACATACTCCGCCAGCGCAGGTTCGACCTTATTTTTATGGATGTGGAAATGTCAGGCATGAGCGGGCTCGAAACCACCCACTCGATCCGCCAGGGCGACGCTGGACCGGAGAATCAGGGCGTTTTTATCTGCGCCCTCACAGCTTACACCCACGGCGACGACAAGCAGGATTGTCTCGATGCGGGCATGAATGAGCACTTGGGCAAGCCCATCCTGACCAAAAGCCTGAAATCCATTCTGTCAAAAGCCAACCAACACAAGGCGCAGGCCCGAGCGTGACAAGCAACCGGCACGACGTATCCGATTTTGGATACATGCCTGGCTGCCCCCATTGAACGGTCCCGCTACTGCGCGGACGAACCAACCAGGTCCAGCAAGCTGATAGCCGCGATGTAGGAAATGATCAGAGCGAAGGCGAAAGCCACCGCCAGCCCGGTATTAAGCAACCATCCGGCCCGGTGACGTCCCATGAGGGATTGTTTATTCACGAGCGCCGCGAAGATGACGATGACCAGTGGCAGTATGAAGACCTGCGCGATCTGGGTGAGTATTTGGGCAACAATCGGGTTCGCACCGAGAATCGGTACTGTCAATCCCAGCAGGCAAGCCACCGCGCACAGCGTGCGAAACATCGGACTGCGGCTGTCGAAGCTTCCGTTCCGGTAATCGCTGATTAGCAGCGGAGCGACCATGCAGATCGGAAAAATCGAGGAGAGCCCGGCGCTCAACGTACCCAGCAAAAAGAGCGCCACGGCAAAGCGTCCGGCAATCGGCTCCAGCGTGCGTACCATGTCGAGCACGTTGTTTATCTCCAGCCCACGACTGTGCAGCGCGCCCGCCGCGCAGGCCATGATCGAGCCGCTGAGCACGAACATCAGAGTCACCCCGGTAATGGCGTCCAGCCGCTGATGCGAGAGGTCTTTTTGCGTCCACCCCTTCGCCTTGACCAACAACGGGCGCACGACGAAAGTCGGTGCCGCCATGGTCGTACCGACGAAGGCGGCAATCATCAGCGTGGCCCCCGGCACCTGCGGCACGCTCGGAATCAGCCCGCCAACGAACTCCTCCGCCGGCGGCAGCACCACAAACATTGACAGCAGGAAAGACAGCCCAAGCAGCGCGACGAAGAGTACCAGGATTTTTTCAAAAAAACCATACCCGCCATGCCAGAGCAGGCCGTACATCACGAGCATGACCGCAGCTGCTATTCCCAGCACCGGCCAGTAAAACTCATCCCCCAGCCCCGGCATGAACAGGCGCGCGCCCTCATACACGGCACTCGATGAGAGCCCAACCAGTCCCGAGAGGCAGAACCACTGCCCGGTCACCACACCGATAACCATCAGGATGGCCAGCCACTTGCCGCCGGGTAGGTGTTTTTTGCACCCGTAGGCGGCAGTCTCTCCCGTCACAAGGGCATAGCGACCGGCAGCCTCCATCAATATTCCGGAAAAGATGCAGCTCAACGCGAGCACCCAGAGCAGTTCCATGCCGAACTGGCTACCCGCTTTGGCCATCGAGGTTACGCTACCGGTCCCGAGCGTATAACCGATGGCGAAGATGCCGGGGCCGACAGACAGGAGGATTTTACCGAGACGGCTGAATACGCTTGGCATAATGGGATAGTTCAGGGGTTGGGGTAATATCCGGCAGACTTATTCGGCCAGAAAGAGCGGGACGGCCCACGCGCCGATGTTGATTTTTTCTCCTGCCTCGCAGTGTTTCTGGTAGAGCGTGCAGTAGTTCTGGGCCAACTTCGGACCAAAAAGCTGGAACTCCGGCAAGGCGACGGCCTTAAAGCCCTGCGCCTCCAGCGTGGCACTCTGGCTGTCTTTGTTTCGGTTCGGCCGCGGAGTCAGAAAGTAAAGCATGCCGGCCTGCTCGCAGACGAGCTCCTTGCGTCCCCCCAGTGGCACGCGAACAAGCTGAAACCCCCGAAGCGCGTCGGGTGTATCCATCATTGGATACGCGCGGTCGGTAAATATCTTTATCCCCGGGGCACATTCCGCCGTTTCAAGGCCGCCCAGTGCAAACGTACCCGCCGGAGCTTTTATCAAGGCCGCGCCTCCGGCGTTGGAGGAAGGCTGTTCGCCAGGAGCAGGTTTCTTCGGCTGGCCACCGCTGCCCTTGCTGATGAGCTGGCGCAGCTTGACCTCACCGCTGACATTTTCACCAGCCATCGCGTCTTCTTCACGGAATGAGGCTAAGAGAATTTCACGCTCCCCGGTGCGGCTGAAGTCGTAGGTGATGGTGATCGTGCCGTCCGGCCCCTGCTGTCCGTCCGGATAAGAAATGGTCTCGCGCTCGTCGAGCAGGAGCCCGTCTGACCAGGTGCGGCCGTCATCGGTGGAGATGAAGGCCATGAGGTGCGAGCGACCGGTCTTTTCACTGATCGGGCCGTGTTTGACCAGCAGGAGATTTCCGGAGTCAAGCCGGTGGATAAAGAAGCGCGAAGAGGTGTGAGCGATGGCGGAGGGGGTCAGCTCCGGCCAGGTCTCACCGCGATCCGTCGAGATGCTTTCGCCCATCCCGTACTTTGTCCGGGCGAGCAGCCAGAGGCTGCCATCCTCGCGCTCGACAAACATGTGCTCATCAAATGAGCGAACATCCTTGGGCACGTTGCACGCACCGCGTACAGACCAGGTCTTGCCCCCGTCGGTCGAGACAACCATGCGCGCGCTGTCGTCCTGCGTGCGCCAGGTGGAAACTGGCAGCACCCACTCGCCGGTCGAAAGCACGAGCGGCTTACACATCATGACCCCGTCTGTCCAGCGGACGGGCTGTTCGTACGAGGGCTCGGGATCTTCGGGGTTGGTGATTTTCAGCGCCCACACGCCGCTGATCGCACCATTGTGCCCGAGGGTCTGCGCCCATATCCAGTAAAGGTTGCCGTCGGGGGCGAGCCAGATCTCCGGATCAAAGGCGCGCACCGGGCCTTCGGCGTCCGGATCAGCCACAAGGACTTCCTTCCAGGTGGCACCGTCATCACCGCTGGTCGCAAGCACGACATAATTATTATCATCCTCAGCCGGAGTCACTCCCGCGTACCAGGTGGCCCAGAGCCGCCCGCCCGGCGTGACAGCCAAACTGGAAACCATTGTCACGGCCCGGTTGTTTACCGCCCGCGAGGCATCCGGTGCTCCGAGAAATTGTGGCGGATCATCCTGCTGACCTGAAGAAATATGGGTGGCAACGAGCATTAGGGCAATGGGAACAAGAGTACGGATCATAGGTGGGATTTATCTCGGAGGGTTAGGACTTGGTTATTAGTCTCCAGCTCTGTTCAGCGGGATGATGGAGGAAGTTTTCAGGGATGGCAAATACACGAAATGAAAGGAGCTGCTGGTGTCCCGTTAGCTTAGTTCCTGATAAAAATATTTTCACCGCAGAGGCGCAAAGACGCAGAGTGACCTCTGTATCCACGAAGTTTTTTGTGCTTCATGTGCCTTTTTGTGGCCATTAACATTTGTTAAGAACTTGGCTAACACGACACTAGCGGACGACACGGCCCGATCCATTGCCTTTCATCAGAGCTTCAACTTCGGACCGAGTGGTGTAATTAAAATCTCCCTTGATTGAATGGGCCAGGCAAGACGCGGCTACGGCAAAGGCGATGGCATCGGCGTCCTCGGGGAAGTCACCCGAATGCAAGGCATAGACCAGACCGGCGGCGAAAGAGTCTCCCCCACCCACGCGGTCCACGATGTCGCGGATCTCGTAAGGACGGTAAGCTCCATCCCTGACAGGGGAAAAACTGGCCCGCTGGCTCGCGGTATCGTAGAGCATCGCGCCCCAGTTGTTATGGCTGGCGGAGATGCTTTCGCGGAGGGTGATGGCGATTTTCTTGATATTCGTGAATTCGGCGGCTATGGCGGCGGCGACTTGCGGGTACTTGTCGGCGGCGACTTCGCCAGACTCGACATCTGTATCCGCGGCATGGATACAAAGCACATTGGCAGCGTCTTCCTCGTTGCCGATGAGCACGTCCACATAAGGCAGGATCGAGCGCATGGTTTTCTCTGCCAACTCACGGGCCGGGCAACCCGGCTCCCACTGCCAGAGCTTCTTACGGAAGTTCAAATCACACGACACGGTAAGTCCGGCGGAGCTGGCCTGCTGCGCGGCAAAGCGGGCCGCCTCCGCCGCCTGGGCCGAGAGTGCCGGGGTGATGCCGGAAATGTGCAGCCAGCCCGCGCCCGTTAAAATATCTTCCCACGCATAGCTCGAACCGGGTGTGAGCGAGACCGATGAATACCCCCGATCGTAAATGACGTTGCTTGGACGCTGGTTCGCCCCGGTCTCGACGAAGTACAGCCCCAGCCGCCCCTCGTCGGTGCGCAAGACATGTTCCACGCCCACTCCGAGTCCGCGCAAGGTGCGCAGGCAGGCATCGGCGATCGCGTGCCTCGGCAGGGCCGACACAAAGGCGCTCCTGCCGCCCAGCAGGCTGATGGACGCCGCCACATTGGCCTCGGCTCCGGCGAAGGTCAGGTCCAGCTTACCCGGACAGGCCTGGCTGAAACGGTAAAACTGCTCCGGGGCCAGACGCCCCATGATTTCTCCAAAACAAACAACGGTCTTCATTATGATTGGCGATTCTGTTTAACGGTATCTACGGCTACCCGGGCACGAGCGGTGATTTCGGTCCAGTCTTCCGCCTCGATCAGGACCTTCGGCGCTATCCACGAGCCCCCGATGGCGAGCACATTCGGGTCGGCAGCGTAGGGGGAAATATTGTCCGCCGCCAAGCCTCCGAGCGGTATGTATCGCAGCCCCAAATGCTGGTACGGTGCAATCATGTTGCGCAGGTACTTCAGGCCACCCGAAGGCTCGGCGGGGAAAAACTTCAGCACGTTGCAGCCAAACTCCAGCGCCGCCTCGATGTCGCTCGGCGTGACAATGCCCGGCCCGAAAGGTAAATCAACCCCGGCGGCGGCTTCTAGCACACGGCGGTTTGTCCCCGGAGCAACGGCAAAGTCCGCTCCGGCTTCGCGCACCCGGGCGACCTGTTCGGGGAGCAGGACAGTTCCGGCACCGACCAGCATCTCGGGCGCGTGACGGCGAAGCACCCGAAGCGCTTCCAGGGATCGGGGCGTACGCAGGGCCAGTTCCACCGCATTCACTCCGCCTTCACGCAAGGCATCAGCCAGCGGGGCGACGTGATTTTCGCTTTCGAGCACGATCACGGCGACAATGCCGGTGCGGGTTATTTTAGCCGACAGTTCAGGGCTGAATACGGAACTCATAAATTTTCAGAGGTAAGGCAAAGCCAACATTGTGAAAACACTGACAGATAACGACTCCGACGTTGACGGGACAAAGCCTATTGCATGTTATGATAACAGAAGCATGCCGGAATCTCCCCCAATCAGCCTGAAGCAAATCGCCGACGAAGCCGGTGTTTCCGCCATGACGGTATCGCGTGTATTGCGAAAATCACCACAGGTTAGCCCCGACACACGGCAACGTGTCCTCCAGGCAGCCGAACGCCTGGGCTACAGACCCGATCCGCATGTGACGCAGTTGATGGAGCATGTGCGACGCAGACGACTGACCGGCCAACGTGCCACGCTCGCCCATGTCTATGACCATCCGGCGGCGGCCACCGACATCCACAACTACGTCTCACTGGAGCACATCCGCGCACGCGCCGACGGGCACGGCTATCGGGTGGATTCTTTTCGGCTCGGGCCGGGCGGAGTCAGCGCCCGGCGGCTGAGGGATATCCTGCGCACGCGGGGCATCCGTGGCGTGCTGCTCTCCGTCAACGCCTTGGCTCGCACGAGCACGGAGCTTGACTACTCGGAACTGGCCACGGTGACATTTGGCTTTGGGCTGGACGGGCCTTCCCTGCACCGCGCGAGCACGAATGTCACACAAGGCATGCTCGATATTTTCGTCCAACTGGAAAGCCGCGGTTATCGCCGGATTGGTATGGCGATAACGCCCTGGGCGGACCAACGTGCCGGTCACACTTATTCAGGTGCCCTGCTCCACCACCAGCAATCCCTGCCCGTCTCTCGCCGCCTGCCCATGCTGCTGCTGTCCTCTCCCGAGCAGGAACAGAACCGCTTGAGCTTCGAAGCTTGGATGCGCAAGCACCGACCGGACGTACTCATCAGCGTGCATGAACCGGTCGTGCACTGGCTGCAAAACCTCGGGCTAAACCTGCCCAAAGACATCGGACTGCTCGTGCATGACTGGCTGCCGGCCATGCAGGGGCTGGCAGGGATGGATCACCGTCGCCCGGAAGTCGCCGCCGCAGCCGTGGATTTATTGGCCGCGCATCTCCAGCACCACGAATATGGCCTGCCCGAAGTCCCGCGGCAGATTTTGATTCCGCCCGCCTTTATTGAGGGCGCCAGCCTGCGCCCGGTCACTTGATGCTCGGTCGTCTTTTACAGGTGAAGTGATTGCCTTGGGGCTGGAGGCCTGCATCTTCTCGCGCTCTTTACTGGCCTCGGGATCGATGTCGCAATGAACACGCATTCGCTCCACTGACACGGATTCAGACGGTTTTATCTGTCTTGTCTGTATCCGTGTTGTCGTCAGGCTTCTGCTCCGGGTTGGCCGGGGCTGATTTGTCCACCAACTCGGCCACGACGGTTTCTTTTTTGCCGCTGACCGGAGTCTTGTGCTCCTCACCTGAGGGGATCTTTTCCGCGTGTTTGGGATGGCCCTTCTTATCCTTCTCATGGTTCCCGGCCTTGGGGGCGTAGGAGCGGTAGGAGTAGTAATCGTAGTACTTGTAGTAGTAGTGATTGGGCTCGCGGTTATCGACGAAGTTCAGGACAAAGCCCCGGATCTTGGTGCCGCGCAGCTCCAGCGTGTCCACGGCGGACTTGATCTGGCGCGTGCGGGTGTAGGTCGAGCGGATGATGAACAACACGGCATCGGCCTTGGTGGCGAGCGAGGGCGTGTCGTCCGTGGCAAGCACGGGCGGGCAGTCCAGGATGATGTAGTCGTAGCGCTTTTTCAGTTCGTCCATGATCTGGTCGAAGCGCGTGCTCATGAGCAGTTCGCCCGGGCGCTCGGGGTACTCCCCGGTGGCAATCAGGTCGAGCCCTTCATAGGAGGTCTGCTGGATAACGTCCTCGGGCTTGAGCTCCGTGTCGTTGAGCAGTTCCGAGAGGCCGACATTGGCGTTCAGGCCAAAGGCGCGGTGGGCCTTGCCGCGGCGCAGGTCGGCGTCGATGATGAGTGTCTTGGACGAGGCAAAGGCGAGCGTGATGGCGAGATTTGACGAGAGCGTGGACTTGCCCTCGGCCGGGATCGAGCTGGTGACCAGAATCGTCTGCGGGCGCGGTCCCTGGCGGTCCATGAACAGGAGCGAGGAGCGGATGTTACGGCAGGACTCCGCGAACATGAGCCGGTCGTCATTGGGCTGGAGCAGCGTGACTTCACCCTGACGCTGTTTTTGCAGTGGGATAATCCCAAGGACCGGAGCGTGGAAACGCTGGGTCACGTCCTCAACCGAGGTCAGACGGTTATCCGTCATGGCGAAGGCGAAAAGGATACCGACGCCCAGGGCCAGGCCGACCAGACCGCCCGAGGTCACCTGCTTGAACATGTTAACCGGGATCGTGGTCGGGGTCGTCGCGGGCTCAAGGATGGTGACAGGTTCCTGATGGATGTTCTCGCTCTGGTGGAGCGACTCCATCATTTTCAGGTACGAGTCGTGCCGGGCGCTGTAGCTGGCCAGCCGCGATTTGATGCGGTCAAACTCGGCGTTGAGCGTGCTGTACTTGAGGGCCTTCTGCTCGGACTCCTGAATGACGACGTTGAGGTTCGCCAGTTCGCCAGCGAGGATCTTCTTCTTGTTAACCACCTGATTAAGAGTCTGGCGGCGGATGATTTTTAAAAGGTTTTCCTGACGCTCGATTTCCCGCTTGAGGTCGATGATCTTCGGGTGCTTCGGCTTCATGTAGATGGAGAACTCATCCATCTCGGCCCGGAGGCGCTCAAGGTTGCGGCGGGCCTGCCCGTACTCGGTATCGGTCTCGGTCAGGACGGACTCGACCAGCGCCTGCTCGTCACCAGGGGGCAACCCCTGATCGACGAAACGGTCCAGGTCGATCTCTTCGAGCAGGCGGAGCTGGGTCTTGAGTTGGGCCTGCTGGTCCTTCAGGGAGGCAAGTTGCGCGCCGGCGGTATTGCCCTGTTCCTGCACGAAAATGATGTTGTTCTTTTTCTGGAAATCAAGCTTCTGCTGTTCGAGTTCCTCGATCTGGCGCTGGTACTCAAGCAGGTTCTCCTGAAGCGAGTAAACCGTGTCCTTGGCCTTGCTCTCGCGGCGGTCGCGCTTGAAGTTGAGGTATTCCTCCATGACCGCGTCGAGGTAGGCCTGGGTGTAGTTCTGCTCCGCGCCCCAGGCGGAGAGATTAAAGATGTTGGCGTCCTTGGATTGGGTGACGTTGAGGGTGACCTGACAGGGAAGGTATTCCGGGTGCAGCGCGCGCACGCGGTCGGCGGCCTTCTGGCGCACGAGGCTGCTCGTCATCAACTGCACCTGGGTGCCGTAAAAGTTCGCGTAAACCTCGCTGTACTGGGCGGCGGACTTGTCGGTGAGCACGATCTGGCCGTCCACGATCATCTTGGCCCGGGACTGATAGACGGGTTTCTGCTGCCAGCCCTTGTAAGCCTGGAACGAGACCCCGAGGCCGACGGTCAGGAGAAACACCCACCACATGCGCTGAAATGCGATCCGCCCCTTGAAAAACCAGGAGTGGAGCATTTCCGACCAGTCAAAGTCGCCCTCAGATTGCTGTGTGCCAAATTCCGCCATGTCGTTGTCGCTGGATAGTCAGACCGTATTCGTTCGTTTTTATTCCCTGCCGCCTAGAACTTGACCCAAGCCTCGGGCACGATCACGCGGTCATCCGGCTGAAGCAGGATGTCGTTGTCGCGCAGACCGTCTTCGAGAATCTCGCCCACATCAACCTGAAATTCCTTGCGCTCGCCGTTCTCGTCGTAACGGATGATCTTGACCGAACTTTCGGAGGCGAACTCGGTGAAACCGCCGGCCTTGAGAATCGCCTGGCTGAGCGTGATCTGGGTGCCCATCGGCAGCGGGTAGATGCCGGGGCCGCGCACCGCGCCGGTGACGGTGTATTCGCCGCTGGAGTCCCCGGCCTGCGCCACAAA contains the following coding sequences:
- a CDS encoding PAS domain S-box protein yields the protein MPKKYTENVRILAVGLRESEYQSIARSLKDFSTDAEFVVASDWTEAKAVLNARSARFDVVLVDADRDRGAGWEECRTLLHREHTTPTILLDRTPSRERAQDAFKSGIQDYIEIDSDGRYLVYLPHTIVRIVDHYQAKWARKSAERAMERIAVSITALSGSAFFRELTRYITETLNLDYALVGEFTSPDKTRVRTLSFSSTQPGAVAEYPVAGAPCERLLNGEPFIQESGICQAFPEDKQLTELEAESYIGLPLLNQDKQVSGLLCVLHRERIDNLDFVLLALRAFATRAEMELERERTQDALQRQARILEQLGEAIIGADINGNIKFWNLQAESLFGLKAGDVLGSKLYRLLPEPDEQFVSRHFLEPLLIHGNHVVETRLRHNDGHVFHGHLSLSQEKNQRGEVVGVIACCRDISVRMQAEKQRQEAQQRLEFHVQRTPLAFIEWDLKCRITSWNPAAERIFGYHSEEIVGQSFAWLVHENFLPAGSEIFTNLLSNTGGFSSTNENVTRDGRIITCEWYNTPLMNEAGKIVGIASLVNDITDRIRYEQELKKSKEAADSANRSKDEFLAVMSHEIRTPMNSIIGFADLLREQTQDEDQLESIDIIKANAYTLLELINNVLNYSRLDSGRIVLENRDTELPLLLNEIEEAMGAEASQKNLELTCEIEEHTPHLVKTDYLELRQILLNVVGNAIKFTHQGSIRITVSARPTADKPGYWTYIFAVRDTGVGIPKDKLSTLFKSFSQVDSSSTRKFGGTGLGLAICRKICHLLGGDIWAESHENRGTTFYFTISGEVIAHSSEHPSLDSHMQPDEPLRILLVEDEAQTRQLLHEIIRQMGHECTTASCGEEAIDILRQRRFDLIFMDVEMSGMSGLETTHSIRQGDAGPENQGVFICALTAYTHGDDKQDCLDAGMNEHLGKPILTKSLKSILSKANQHKAQARA
- a CDS encoding Nramp family divalent metal transporter — encoded protein: MPSVFSRLGKILLSVGPGIFAIGYTLGTGSVTSMAKAGSQFGMELLWVLALSCIFSGILMEAAGRYALVTGETAAYGCKKHLPGGKWLAILMVIGVVTGQWFCLSGLVGLSSSAVYEGARLFMPGLGDEFYWPVLGIAAAVMLVMYGLLWHGGYGFFEKILVLFVALLGLSFLLSMFVVLPPAEEFVGGLIPSVPQVPGATLMIAAFVGTTMAAPTFVVRPLLVKAKGWTQKDLSHQRLDAITGVTLMFVLSGSIMACAAGALHSRGLEINNVLDMVRTLEPIAGRFAVALFLLGTLSAGLSSIFPICMVAPLLISDYRNGSFDSRSPMFRTLCAVACLLGLTVPILGANPIVAQILTQIAQVFILPLVIVIFAALVNKQSLMGRHRAGWLLNTGLAVAFAFALIISYIAAISLLDLVGSSAQ
- a CDS encoding sialidase family protein: MIRTLVPIALMLVATHISSGQQDDPPQFLGAPDASRAVNNRAVTMVSSLAVTPGGRLWATWYAGVTPAEDDNNYVVLATSGDDGATWKEVLVADPDAEGPVRAFDPEIWLAPDGNLYWIWAQTLGHNGAISGVWALKITNPEDPEPSYEQPVRWTDGVMMCKPLVLSTGEWVLPVSTWRTQDDSARMVVSTDGGKTWSVRGACNVPKDVRSFDEHMFVEREDGSLWLLARTKYGMGESISTDRGETWPELTPSAIAHTSSRFFIHRLDSGNLLLVKHGPISEKTGRSHLMAFISTDDGRTWSDGLLLDERETISYPDGQQGPDGTITITYDFSRTGEREILLASFREEDAMAGENVSGEVKLRQLISKGSGGQPKKPAPGEQPSSNAGGAALIKAPAGTFALGGLETAECAPGIKIFTDRAYPMMDTPDALRGFQLVRVPLGGRKELVCEQAGMLYFLTPRPNRNKDSQSATLEAQGFKAVALPEFQLFGPKLAQNYCTLYQKHCEAGEKINIGAWAVPLFLAE
- a CDS encoding sugar kinase — its product is MKTVVCFGEIMGRLAPEQFYRFSQACPGKLDLTFAGAEANVAASISLLGGRSAFVSALPRHAIADACLRTLRGLGVGVEHVLRTDEGRLGLYFVETGANQRPSNVIYDRGYSSVSLTPGSSYAWEDILTGAGWLHISGITPALSAQAAEAARFAAQQASSAGLTVSCDLNFRKKLWQWEPGCPARELAEKTMRSILPYVDVLIGNEEDAANVLCIHAADTDVESGEVAADKYPQVAAAIAAEFTNIKKIAITLRESISASHNNWGAMLYDTASQRASFSPVRDGAYRPYEIRDIVDRVGGGDSFAAGLVYALHSGDFPEDADAIAFAVAASCLAHSIKGDFNYTTRSEVEALMKGNGSGRVVR
- the eda gene encoding bifunctional 4-hydroxy-2-oxoglutarate aldolase/2-dehydro-3-deoxy-phosphogluconate aldolase, which codes for MSSVFSPELSAKITRTGIVAVIVLESENHVAPLADALREGGVNAVELALRTPRSLEALRVLRRHAPEMLVGAGTVLLPEQVARVREAGADFAVAPGTNRRVLEAAAGVDLPFGPGIVTPSDIEAALEFGCNVLKFFPAEPSGGLKYLRNMIAPYQHLGLRYIPLGGLAADNISPYAADPNVLAIGGSWIAPKVLIEAEDWTEITARARVAVDTVKQNRQS
- a CDS encoding LacI family DNA-binding transcriptional regulator translates to MPESPPISLKQIADEAGVSAMTVSRVLRKSPQVSPDTRQRVLQAAERLGYRPDPHVTQLMEHVRRRRLTGQRATLAHVYDHPAAATDIHNYVSLEHIRARADGHGYRVDSFRLGPGGVSARRLRDILRTRGIRGVLLSVNALARTSTELDYSELATVTFGFGLDGPSLHRASTNVTQGMLDIFVQLESRGYRRIGMAITPWADQRAGHTYSGALLHHQQSLPVSRRLPMLLLSSPEQEQNRLSFEAWMRKHRPDVLISVHEPVVHWLQNLGLNLPKDIGLLVHDWLPAMQGLAGMDHRRPEVAAAAVDLLAAHLQHHEYGLPEVPRQILIPPAFIEGASLRPVT
- a CDS encoding GumC family protein, whose amino-acid sequence is MAEFGTQQSEGDFDWSEMLHSWFFKGRIAFQRMWWVFLLTVGLGVSFQAYKGWQQKPVYQSRAKMIVDGQIVLTDKSAAQYSEVYANFYGTQVQLMTSSLVRQKAADRVRALHPEYLPCQVTLNVTQSKDANIFNLSAWGAEQNYTQAYLDAVMEEYLNFKRDRRESKAKDTVYSLQENLLEYQRQIEELEQQKLDFQKKNNIIFVQEQGNTAGAQLASLKDQQAQLKTQLRLLEEIDLDRFVDQGLPPGDEQALVESVLTETDTEYGQARRNLERLRAEMDEFSIYMKPKHPKIIDLKREIERQENLLKIIRRQTLNQVVNKKKILAGELANLNVVIQESEQKALKYSTLNAEFDRIKSRLASYSARHDSYLKMMESLHQSENIHQEPVTILEPATTPTTIPVNMFKQVTSGGLVGLALGVGILFAFAMTDNRLTSVEDVTQRFHAPVLGIIPLQKQRQGEVTLLQPNDDRLMFAESCRNIRSSLLFMDRQGPRPQTILVTSSIPAEGKSTLSSNLAITLAFASSKTLIIDADLRRGKAHRAFGLNANVGLSELLNDTELKPEDVIQQTSYEGLDLIATGEYPERPGELLMSTRFDQIMDELKKRYDYIILDCPPVLATDDTPSLATKADAVLFIIRSTYTRTRQIKSAVDTLELRGTKIRGFVLNFVDNREPNHYYYKYYDYYSYRSYAPKAGNHEKDKKGHPKHAEKIPSGEEHKTPVSGKKETVVAELVDKSAPANPEQKPDDNTDTDKTDKTV